The following proteins are co-located in the Silene latifolia isolate original U9 population chromosome 1, ASM4854445v1, whole genome shotgun sequence genome:
- the LOC141650501 gene encoding protein FAR1-RELATED SEQUENCE 5-like, which translates to MPMSEACGFEPRKFSQKRTDSGDVQYEFVVYNREGFRDRKRKAIVLHSAEEQATPKSFDIRNIKLTRIGCTAIIKFRYNRAGYVVFQFREWHNHRLCSLRNQQFQKKHRHLHIYHKKTIIDHSRVNQGPTTTFRNFKEYVDGYENVGAQLVDFKNFGRDIKCFIGDWVAQLFINHFEDKRDTNQGFYFAYEVNSGKCLVRAFWCDVESRRNYSLFGDYITYDPTYSTNKYCIVFTPFTSVDHHKRSVTFAAALLFHKDEDSFKWVFEKFLDAMGQREPHCIITDQCAGIMLGLRAVFKHARRRYCMWHIMQKVTDKVGPLISKETDFVSRLNAIIWDAELEPLEFEEKWSQLVNEHNVEGNSWLSTMFRKRRKWIPAYFRDIPIGCLLRTTQRSESQNNFFKRFENAHGTLVEFWMRFQSGIDVQHHTQKQLDRDDYCTLPQLSTSLKLEAHASKLYTHAAFEDFQLEATASICSLSVGGFTPPANGTETKYAHKIPLYGLHDELMDDFDATDLRKLEMCKLWSEFYATISVLKNVPNNQITDLADTLKQFRVKLNP; encoded by the exons ATGCCGATGTCAG AAGCATGTGGTTTTGAACCTAGGAAGTTTTCCCAAAAAAGGACTGATTCTGGTGATGTGCAGTATGAATTTGTTGTTTATAACCGTGAAGGTTTTAGAGATCGTAAGAGAAAGGCTATTGTTTTACATAGTGCAGAGGAGCAGGCAACTCCTAAGTCATTTGATATCAGAAACATTAAACTAACTAGGATTGGTTGTACTGCTATAATTAAGTTTCGCTATAATAGGGCTGGGTATGTTGTTTTCCAGTTTCGTGAGTGGCATAATCACCGTCTTTGTTCACTTAGAAATCAACAATTTCAAAAAAAACACAGGCATCTCCATATTTACCATAAAAAGACAATTATTGATCATTCAAGGGTTAATCAAGGCCCAACTACGACATTTAGAAATTTTAAGGAATATGTAGATGGCTATGAGAATGTTGGAGCTCAACTGGTTGATTTTAAGAATTTTGGAAGGGATATCAAATGTTTCATAGGAGACTGGGTTGCTCAATTATTTATTAATCATTTCGAGGATAAACGTGATACCAATCAAGGTTTCTACTTTGCTTATGAGGTTAATTCTGGGAAATGTTTGGTTCGTGCGTTTTGGTGTGATGTAGAGTCTCGTAGAAACTACTCTTTGTTTGGTGATTATATCACTTATGATCCAACTTACAGTACGAATAAGTATTGTATAGTTTTTACTCCTTTTACTAGTGTAGACCACCATAAAAGGTCAGTTACTTTTGCTGCTGCATTGCTATTTCATAAGGATGAAGACTCGTTCAAGTGGGTCTTTGAAAAGTTCCTAGATGCTATGGGTCAGCGAGAGCCACACTGTATCATTACTGACCAATGTGCTGGAATAATGCTGGGTTTGCGCGCTGTTTTCAAACATGCTAGGcgcagatattgcatgtggcatatcatgcaaaAGGTCACTGATAAGGTTGGGCCTCTAATATCGAAAGAGACTGATTTTGTGAGCCGATTGAATGCTATTATTTGGGATGCTGAGTTAGAACCTCTGGAATTTGAAGAAAAGTGGTCTCAGTTGGTTAATGAGCATAATGTTGAAGGTAATTCTTGGTTGTCAACCATGTTTAGAAAAAGGAGAAAATGGATCCCAGCTTATTTTCGTGATATTCCTATAGGTTGTCTATTAAGAACAACTCAACGATCTGAGAGTCAGAATAATTTTTTCAAGCGTTTTGAAAATGCACATGGTACACTTGTTGAATTCTGGATGCGATTTCAAAGCGGCATTGATGTACAGCACCATACTCAAAAGCAACTAGATAGAGACGATTATTGTACTCTACCACAATTATCTACTTCTCTTAAGTTGGAAGCTCATGCTTCCAAGCTTTATACACATGCTGCTTTTGAAGATTTTCAACTAGAAGCTACTGCTTCTATTTGTTCCCTTAGTGTTGGTGGCTTCACACCACCTGCCAATGGTACTGAG ACCAAATATGCGCACAAGATCCCTCTTTATGGTTTACATGATGAGTTAATGGACGACTTTGATGCCACTGATTTAAGGAAGCTCGAGATGTGCAAGTTATGGTCAGAGTTCTACGCAACTATCAGTGTACTCAAGAATGTGCCTAATAATCAGATCACTGATCTTGCAGACACACTGAAGCAATTTAGGGTCAAACTCAATCCGTAA